The following coding sequences lie in one Rutidosis leptorrhynchoides isolate AG116_Rl617_1_P2 chromosome 4, CSIRO_AGI_Rlap_v1, whole genome shotgun sequence genomic window:
- the LOC139842465 gene encoding uncharacterized protein, translating to MKKKVLIIGGNGYLGQHLLQSLSESQKSVEDELLISFTYHSVPPPQLLLQSFPKAIPFQVDLQTGQGFDSISHTFGQPDVVVNCAALSVPRACEAEPTVAMSINVPSSLIKWLSSFGESNTLLIHLSTDQVYEGTKSFYKEDDKTHPVNVYGNSKVAAEEYIFANWSNFAILRSSIIFGPQTISPVSKSLPIQWMDSVLANGQETTFFHDEFRCPIFVKDVVNIIQVLADRWFSDGEKIQLVLNVGGPDRLSRVQMAEVVARVRGYNTSLIKPVSASSIDRGVKSPADISMDITKLVNNTLFLLEIKDLRTNVIPRSRDEIH from the exons ATGAAGAAGAAAGTATTGATAATTGGAGGAAATGGTTACTTGGGTCAGCATCTATTACAATCTCTATCAGAATCCCAAAAATCTGTAGAAGATGAATTACTAATCTCCTTCACATATCATTCAGTACCTCCACCACAACTATTACTTCAATCTTTTCCAAAAGCTATCCCTTTTCAAGTTGATTTACAAACTGGTCAAGGTTTTGACTCAATTTCTCACACATTTGGTCAG CCCGATGTAGTGGTCAATTGTGCGGCACTTTCTGTACCTCGTGCGTGTGAAGCGGAGCCAACAGTTGCCATGTCCATAAATGTTCCTTCTTCACTCATAAAGTGGTTATCAAGTTTCGGTGAAAGCAATACTCTTCTTATTCATCTATCAACCGACCAAG TTTATGAAGGGACAAAGTCTTTCTATAAAGAAGACGACAAGACACATCCTGTGAACGTTTATGGGAATTCAAAAGTGGCAGCAGAAGAATATATCTTTGCAAACTGGTCTAACTTTGCAATTTTAAGAAGTAGTATCATTTTTGGGCCACAAACCATCTCACCAGTCTCAAAATCGTTACCAATTCAG TGGATGGATAGTGTCCTCGCCAATGGACAAGAAACCACATTCTTCCATGATGAATTTCGCTGTCCGATTTTTGTCAAAGATGTTGTAAATATCATACAAGTACTAGCTGACAGATGGTTTTCAG ATGGTGAGAAAATTCAATTGGTTCTAAATGTGGGTGGACCAGATAGGTTATCTCGTGTTCAAATGGCTGAGGTAGTGGCTCGTGTTAGAGGTTACAACACCTCGTTAATCAAACCAGTGTCTGCGTCATCG ATTGATCGTGGAGTCAAGTCCCCTGCCGACATATCCATGGACATAACTAAGCTG GTCAATAATACTTTGTTTTTGTTAGAGATAAAGGACCTTAGAACAAATGTTATACCTAGATCTAGAGATGAAATTCACTAG